One genomic region from Conexibacter woesei DSM 14684 encodes:
- a CDS encoding histidine kinase, with product MTTISTTRSGGNGTGGDDYEVTLALHGTIVALIGGVVTIVWALTGAGQFWPMWVWLGLLITLAVHALGRQLVDTLEGRTRPIVFHTAVTIFFCVLEVVIWLMAGGGYFWPIWPIVGLGSILGVHALIVHKDLLPTRERELTERVDELTRTRRGALDVQAAELRRIERDLHDGAQARLVALSMQLGRAEERLEDQPDVAELVRRARGEAGAAIKELRDLARGIAPPVLADRGLVAAVESLGQRSAVPVAVDAKIERRLLPVVETAAYFVVAEALTNVAKHAPSASARVTLAERDGLLIVEIADDGPGGAADFGPAPGSTGLAGLRNRVEALDGHLRVTSPAGVGTAIRAELPCRDEETP from the coding sequence ATGACCACCATCAGCACGACACGGTCCGGCGGCAACGGTACCGGCGGCGACGACTACGAGGTGACGCTGGCGCTGCACGGCACGATCGTTGCGCTGATCGGCGGCGTCGTCACGATCGTATGGGCGCTCACCGGCGCCGGCCAGTTCTGGCCGATGTGGGTCTGGCTGGGACTGCTGATCACGCTCGCCGTCCACGCGCTCGGTCGTCAGCTGGTCGACACGTTGGAGGGTCGCACACGCCCGATCGTCTTCCACACGGCGGTCACGATCTTCTTCTGCGTGCTGGAGGTCGTGATCTGGCTGATGGCCGGTGGCGGCTACTTCTGGCCGATCTGGCCGATCGTCGGCCTCGGGTCGATACTTGGCGTGCACGCGCTCATCGTCCACAAGGACCTGCTGCCGACGCGCGAGCGCGAGCTGACCGAGCGCGTCGACGAGCTGACGCGCACCCGCCGCGGCGCGCTCGACGTGCAGGCGGCGGAGCTGCGGCGGATCGAGCGCGACCTGCACGACGGCGCGCAGGCGCGGCTCGTCGCGCTGTCGATGCAGCTCGGCCGGGCCGAGGAGCGGCTGGAGGACCAGCCCGACGTCGCCGAGCTGGTGCGCAGGGCGCGCGGCGAGGCGGGTGCGGCGATCAAGGAGCTGCGCGACCTCGCCCGTGGGATCGCGCCGCCGGTGCTCGCCGACCGCGGCCTCGTCGCGGCGGTCGAGTCACTCGGACAGCGCTCCGCGGTGCCGGTCGCGGTCGACGCGAAGATCGAGCGGCGGCTGCTGCCGGTCGTCGAGACGGCGGCGTACTTCGTCGTCGCCGAGGCGCTGACGAACGTCGCCAAGCACGCGCCGTCGGCGTCCGCGCGCGTCACGCTCGCCGAGCGCGACGGTCTTCTGATCGTCGAGATCGCCGACGACGGGCCCGGCGGCGCCGCCGACTTCGGGCCCGCGCCCGGCTCGACGGGGCTCGCGGGCCTGCGCAACCGCGTCGAGGCGCTCGACGGCCACCTGCGCGTCACGAGCCCGGCCGGCGTCGGCACGGCCATCCGTGCGGAGCTTCCATGTCGAGACGAGGAGACGCCGTGA
- the murC gene encoding UDP-N-acetylmuramate--L-alanine ligase translates to MTDERPWAGRRLHFIGIGGAGMSGLAQVAGALGAAVSGSDRADSALFARLREDGATVAVGHDAANVPAGDGVEVVYSTAVPPENPERAVARERGLAELHRADLLGEITDLPGRRCIAVTGTHGKTTTSSMVVHALRGAGMDPGYLVGGEVRSTGSNAGWGTGEWVVVEADESDRSLLRLHPDVAVLTNAELDHHATYGSRLDVDETFRAFLAKASEGIVVWDRPELVALAPSGAAVGASGVAGVGGVAGVGGAADGGDGGVELAPYDVPEPLLDATGIRFDWRGIAVRLSVPGAHNALNAAAALEACRLAGADPARAAAALADFRGAGRRFELLGTTASGATVYDDYAHHPTEVAATVAAARTLAPGRVVVVFQPHLFSRTRALAREFGAALAAADLVVVLDVYPARERAEQFPGVDGRLVAAATADAADGGPRAGVAWLPGFDAAERYLRSELRAGDLCLAMGAGDVNALGARLLA, encoded by the coding sequence GTGACGGACGAACGACCCTGGGCCGGCCGGCGGCTCCACTTCATCGGCATCGGCGGCGCCGGCATGAGCGGCCTGGCGCAGGTCGCGGGCGCGCTCGGCGCGGCCGTCAGCGGCTCCGACCGCGCCGACTCCGCGCTGTTCGCGCGGCTGCGGGAGGACGGCGCGACGGTCGCGGTCGGCCACGACGCGGCGAACGTGCCGGCGGGCGACGGCGTCGAGGTCGTCTACTCGACCGCGGTCCCGCCGGAGAACCCCGAGCGCGCGGTCGCGCGGGAGCGCGGGCTGGCGGAGCTGCATCGGGCCGACCTGCTCGGCGAGATCACCGACCTGCCGGGCCGGCGCTGCATCGCGGTGACGGGCACGCACGGCAAGACGACGACGTCGAGCATGGTCGTGCACGCGCTGCGCGGGGCGGGGATGGACCCCGGCTACCTCGTCGGCGGCGAGGTCCGCTCGACCGGCTCCAACGCCGGCTGGGGGACGGGGGAGTGGGTCGTCGTCGAGGCCGACGAGTCCGACCGCTCGCTGCTGAGACTGCACCCCGACGTCGCGGTCCTGACGAACGCCGAGCTCGACCACCACGCGACGTACGGCTCGCGCCTCGACGTCGACGAGACCTTCCGCGCGTTCCTGGCGAAGGCGAGCGAGGGGATCGTCGTGTGGGACCGGCCGGAGCTGGTCGCGCTCGCGCCGAGCGGCGCGGCGGTCGGCGCGAGCGGCGTGGCTGGCGTGGGCGGCGTGGCTGGCGTGGGCGGGGCGGCTGACGGCGGCGACGGCGGCGTCGAGCTGGCGCCCTACGACGTGCCCGAGCCGCTGCTCGACGCGACGGGGATCCGCTTCGACTGGCGCGGGATCGCGGTGCGCCTGAGCGTGCCCGGCGCGCACAACGCGCTCAACGCCGCCGCGGCGCTGGAGGCGTGCCGCCTGGCCGGAGCCGACCCCGCGCGCGCGGCCGCCGCGCTCGCAGACTTCCGCGGCGCCGGACGGCGCTTCGAGCTGCTCGGGACGACCGCCTCCGGCGCGACCGTCTACGACGACTACGCCCACCACCCGACCGAGGTCGCCGCGACGGTCGCGGCCGCCCGCACGCTCGCGCCCGGCCGCGTCGTCGTCGTCTTCCAGCCGCACCTCTTCTCGCGCACGCGCGCGCTGGCCCGCGAGTTCGGCGCGGCGCTCGCCGCCGCCGACCTCGTCGTCGTGCTCGACGTCTATCCCGCGCGCGAACGCGCCGAGCAGTTCCCCGGCGTCGACGGCCGCCTCGTCGCCGCCGCGACCGCCGACGCCGCCGACGGCGGCCCGCGCGCAGGCGTCGCGTGGCTGCCCGGCTTCGACGCCGCCGAGCGCTACCTGCGCAGCGAGCTGCGCGCCGGCGACCTCTGCCTGGCGATGGGCGCCGGCGACGTGAACGCGCTCGGCGCCCGCCTGCTGGCGTAG
- a CDS encoding ABC transporter ATP-binding protein gives MITVENLTKRYGEKTAVDSLTFTVRPGIVTGFLGPNGAGKSTTMRMIAGLDVPTAGTATVNGRPYAEHAAPLREVGLLLEAKAIHTSRSARNHLRALAATHGFGDRRVEEVIDLTGLHDVADKRAGGFSLGMGQRLGIASALLGDPATVILDEPVNGLDPEGVLWVRNLLRGLAAEGRTVFLSSHLMSEMSLTAEHLIVVGRGRLIADVSVQEMTARASRDVVLVRSPDAARLGELVAGPDVSVTGVERDLLEVGGVSAPEIGELAARHGLALHELTPQQASLEEAFMELTRDAVEYRAGLEQVAA, from the coding sequence ATGATCACCGTCGAGAACCTGACCAAGCGCTACGGCGAGAAGACCGCCGTCGACTCGCTCACCTTCACCGTCCGCCCCGGCATCGTGACCGGCTTCCTCGGCCCCAACGGCGCCGGCAAGTCGACGACGATGCGGATGATCGCCGGCCTCGACGTGCCGACGGCGGGGACGGCGACCGTCAACGGCCGCCCCTACGCCGAGCACGCCGCCCCGCTGCGTGAGGTCGGCCTGCTGCTGGAGGCGAAGGCGATCCACACCAGCCGCTCCGCGCGCAACCACCTGCGCGCGCTCGCCGCGACGCACGGCTTCGGCGACCGCCGCGTCGAGGAGGTGATCGACCTCACCGGCCTGCACGACGTCGCCGACAAGCGCGCCGGCGGCTTCTCGCTCGGGATGGGCCAGCGGCTCGGGATCGCCTCCGCGCTGCTCGGCGACCCCGCGACCGTGATCCTCGACGAGCCCGTCAACGGGCTCGACCCGGAGGGCGTCCTTTGGGTCCGCAACCTGCTGCGCGGCCTCGCCGCCGAGGGCCGCACGGTCTTCCTCTCCAGCCACCTGATGAGCGAGATGTCGCTGACCGCCGAGCACCTGATCGTCGTCGGCCGCGGCAGGCTGATCGCGGACGTGTCGGTGCAGGAGATGACCGCGCGCGCCTCGCGCGACGTCGTGCTCGTGCGGTCGCCGGACGCGGCGCGGCTCGGCGAGCTGGTCGCCGGGCCCGACGTGAGCGTCACTGGCGTCGAGCGCGACCTGCTGGAGGTCGGGGGCGTGAGCGCGCCGGAGATCGGCGAGCTGGCCGCGCGGCACGGTCTCGCATTGCACGAGCTGACGCCGCAGCAGGCGTCGCTGGAGGAGGCGTTCATGGAGCTGACGCGTGACGCCGTCGAGTACCGCGCCGGCCTCGAGCAGGTGGCGGCATGA
- a CDS encoding SGNH/GDSL hydrolase family protein yields MRGVIGPRSLRGYACTAAAVAAGAFGGIAALPAVAGADGPGVGTPAVVTLGDSAISGEAGRWAGNTNGSSGNIDALGSTAYWDTPTGEAIRNCHRSRSAQAYIGGGVLSVNLACSGARTTTGGTGSGEDYKPGIDFYSDAQGRRGQALALQEYASTHNVKAVVVMIVANNYGFADVVTRCVTNWLTSPSWWKNYCSDDSDIADRFTPARQATETANVRDAILRVAQAMRNAGYTTAQYKIIGQTYWNPIPRSDRARYPETGWDRQNIGGCGAWNRDVNWANDVVVPAMNNSVRNGTAAAGLPNTTVLDLQTAFDGRRLCENTVGLLEERGIANWRSAGAVDNTEWVNQIRTVTTIVGPYQLQESIHANYWGQMAMRNCLRQAYNGGAVRGGTCAHGTGLNGQGEPNMTLR; encoded by the coding sequence ATGAGGGGAGTCATCGGCCCGCGCAGCCTGCGCGGTTACGCCTGCACTGCTGCGGCGGTCGCAGCGGGGGCGTTCGGGGGAATCGCGGCGCTGCCGGCGGTCGCCGGAGCGGACGGACCGGGGGTCGGCACGCCGGCCGTCGTCACGCTCGGCGACTCGGCGATCTCGGGGGAGGCCGGCCGCTGGGCCGGCAACACGAACGGATCGTCGGGCAACATCGACGCGCTCGGCTCGACGGCGTATTGGGACACGCCGACGGGCGAGGCGATCAGAAACTGCCATCGCTCCAGAAGCGCTCAGGCGTACATCGGCGGCGGCGTGCTGAGCGTCAACCTCGCGTGCTCCGGCGCGCGCACGACGACCGGCGGCACCGGTTCCGGCGAGGACTACAAGCCGGGCATCGACTTCTACAGCGACGCGCAGGGCCGTAGAGGGCAGGCGCTCGCGCTGCAGGAGTACGCCTCGACGCACAACGTCAAGGCCGTCGTCGTGATGATCGTGGCGAACAACTACGGCTTCGCCGACGTCGTCACGCGCTGCGTCACGAACTGGCTGACGTCGCCGTCGTGGTGGAAGAACTACTGCTCCGACGACTCGGACATCGCCGACCGCTTCACGCCTGCGCGCCAGGCGACCGAGACGGCGAACGTGCGTGACGCGATCCTGCGGGTCGCGCAGGCGATGAGAAACGCCGGCTACACGACGGCGCAGTACAAGATCATCGGCCAGACCTACTGGAACCCGATCCCGCGCAGCGACAGAGCGCGCTACCCGGAGACCGGCTGGGACCGCCAGAACATCGGCGGCTGCGGCGCCTGGAACAGAGACGTCAACTGGGCCAACGACGTCGTCGTCCCGGCGATGAACAACTCGGTCCGCAACGGCACCGCCGCCGCGGGCCTGCCGAACACGACGGTGCTCGACCTGCAGACGGCCTTCGACGGCCGCCGGCTGTGCGAGAACACCGTCGGCCTGTTGGAGGAGAGAGGCATCGCCAACTGGAGAAGCGCCGGCGCGGTCGACAACACCGAGTGGGTCAACCAGATCCGCACGGTCACGACGATCGTCGGTCCGTACCAGCTGCAGGAGAGCATCCACGCCAACTACTGGGGTCAGATGGCGATGCGCAACTGCCTGCGGCAGGCGTACAACGGCGGTGCCGTCAGAGGCGGCACCTGCGCCCATGGCACGGGCCTGAACGGCCAGGGCGAGCCGAACATGACGCTCAGATAG
- a CDS encoding response regulator, whose amino-acid sequence MTIRVLLADDQQLLRAGFRMVLSAQPDIAVVGEAGDGAEAVERTAQLDPDVVLMDVRMPGVDGIEATRRIVTAGAAARVLILTTFDLDEYAFAGLRAGASGFLLKDVPPEQLTAAIRAVAGGDAVVAPRVTRALLDTFAHHLPADAAAPVPPHEHPRLSELTAREHEVLLELAAGRTNAEIAERLVLSEATVKTHVGRILGKLALRDRVQAVILAYQIGLVRP is encoded by the coding sequence ATGACGATCCGCGTGCTGCTCGCCGACGACCAGCAGCTCCTGCGCGCAGGCTTCCGCATGGTCCTGAGCGCGCAGCCGGACATCGCCGTGGTCGGCGAGGCGGGCGACGGCGCGGAAGCCGTCGAGCGGACCGCGCAGCTCGATCCCGACGTCGTGCTGATGGACGTGCGGATGCCGGGCGTCGACGGGATCGAGGCGACGCGGCGGATCGTCACCGCGGGCGCCGCCGCGCGCGTGCTGATCCTGACGACGTTCGACCTCGACGAGTACGCGTTCGCCGGCCTGCGCGCCGGCGCCAGCGGCTTCCTGCTCAAGGACGTCCCGCCCGAGCAGCTGACGGCCGCGATCCGCGCCGTAGCCGGCGGCGACGCCGTCGTCGCGCCGCGCGTCACGCGCGCGCTGCTCGACACGTTCGCCCACCACCTGCCGGCGGACGCCGCCGCGCCGGTGCCGCCGCACGAGCATCCGCGGCTCTCCGAGCTGACGGCGCGCGAGCACGAGGTGCTGCTGGAGCTGGCCGCCGGGCGCACCAACGCCGAGATCGCGGAGCGGCTGGTGCTCTCAGAGGCGACGGTCAAGACGCACGTCGGCCGGATCCTCGGAAAGCTCGCCCTGCGCGACCGCGTCCAGGCGGTGATCCTCGCCTACCAGATCGGGCTCGTACGGCCCTGA
- a CDS encoding sensor histidine kinase: protein MRKRLRQITEWGRRHPLLVDALLAASWGVMYVLSTVTTRGSAGDWLLLAGLTVPLVWRRRSPLVVFGVLALVAFVQWLTTEVTLADTSLLIALYGIAVYERRRWGFPAALAVLELGALLATLRYGSSSPVGAFLSMSAFVVAAGALGFYVRTRRDHIAALTDRARRLEIERDQQAQLATAAERGRIARELHDVVAHNLTVMIALADGARLTAAQAPEEADAAMRTVSATGREALGEMRRLLGVLRDSGSGSGSGEGSGEGETSAGAQPLRPQPGLDQLDALLEQVRGAGLATRLTRTGEPVSLSPGAQLTVYRVVQEALTNTLKHARSPSSAEVRLHYGGDVLALEVTDDGAPPPGVPAAGANGTAANGAGAHAAGGHGLAGMRERVAVYGAEVEAGPRPRGGWSVRTQLRLADGEAAGR, encoded by the coding sequence GTGCGCAAGCGGCTGCGGCAGATCACGGAATGGGGACGGCGGCACCCGCTGCTGGTCGACGCGCTGCTCGCCGCGAGCTGGGGCGTCATGTACGTGCTCAGCACGGTCACGACGCGCGGCTCGGCCGGCGACTGGCTGCTGCTCGCGGGGCTGACGGTGCCGCTCGTGTGGCGGCGCCGGTCTCCGCTGGTCGTGTTCGGCGTGCTCGCGCTCGTCGCGTTCGTGCAGTGGCTGACGACGGAGGTCACGCTCGCCGACACCTCACTGCTGATCGCGCTGTACGGAATCGCCGTCTACGAGCGGCGGCGCTGGGGCTTTCCCGCGGCACTGGCAGTCCTCGAGCTGGGCGCGCTGCTGGCGACGCTGAGATACGGCTCGTCGAGCCCGGTCGGGGCGTTCCTCAGCATGTCGGCGTTCGTCGTCGCGGCCGGCGCGCTCGGCTTCTACGTGCGCACGCGGCGCGACCACATCGCCGCGCTGACCGACCGCGCGCGGCGGCTGGAGATCGAGCGCGACCAGCAGGCGCAGCTCGCGACCGCGGCCGAGCGCGGCCGCATCGCGCGGGAGCTGCACGACGTCGTCGCGCACAACCTGACCGTGATGATCGCGCTCGCCGACGGCGCGCGGCTGACGGCGGCGCAGGCGCCTGAGGAGGCGGACGCGGCGATGCGCACCGTCTCGGCGACCGGCCGCGAGGCGCTCGGCGAGATGCGGCGCCTCCTCGGCGTGCTGCGCGACTCCGGCTCCGGCTCCGGCTCCGGCGAGGGCTCCGGCGAGGGCGAGACGTCCGCCGGAGCGCAGCCGTTGCGCCCGCAGCCCGGCCTCGACCAGCTCGACGCGCTGCTGGAGCAGGTCCGCGGCGCCGGGCTCGCGACGCGCCTGACGCGTACCGGCGAGCCGGTGTCGCTGAGCCCCGGCGCGCAGCTGACCGTCTACCGCGTCGTGCAGGAGGCGCTGACGAACACGCTCAAGCACGCGCGCTCGCCGTCGTCGGCCGAGGTGCGGCTGCACTACGGCGGCGACGTGCTCGCGCTCGAGGTGACCGACGACGGCGCGCCGCCGCCTGGCGTGCCCGCCGCCGGCGCGAACGGGACGGCCGCAAACGGGGCCGGCGCGCACGCGGCCGGCGGCCACGGGCTCGCCGGGATGCGCGAGCGCGTCGCCGTCTACGGCGCCGAGGTCGAGGCCGGCCCGCGGCCGCGCGGCGGCTGGAGCGTGCGGACGCAGCTGCGGCTGGCCGACGGCGAGGCGGCCGGCCGATGA
- a CDS encoding response regulator transcription factor encodes MSRRGDAVRVVIAEDNALLREGLVALLRERGIDVVAQSEDGDGLLRIVEGHQPDLAIVDVRLPPTFTDEGVRAAIEARARHPRLAILILSQYVEPVYTSELLASGDGGIGYLLKERVGEVRTFVEALERVAGGGTALDREVVAELVRTRHAGDSSGALAGLTPREREALSLMAEGKTNAAIARAMVVTPGAVEKHVSNIFAKLDLPATDDDHRRVLAVLTYLGAGEAV; translated from the coding sequence ATGTCGAGACGAGGAGACGCCGTGAGAGTCGTCATCGCCGAGGACAACGCGCTGCTGCGCGAAGGTCTCGTGGCGCTGCTGAGAGAGCGCGGGATCGACGTCGTCGCACAGTCCGAGGACGGCGACGGCCTGCTGCGGATCGTCGAGGGCCACCAGCCCGATCTCGCGATCGTCGACGTGCGGCTGCCGCCGACGTTCACCGACGAGGGCGTGCGCGCCGCGATCGAGGCGCGCGCCCGGCATCCGAGACTGGCGATCCTGATCCTGTCGCAGTACGTCGAGCCGGTCTACACCTCCGAGCTGCTCGCCTCCGGCGACGGCGGGATCGGCTACCTGCTGAAGGAGCGCGTCGGCGAGGTGCGGACGTTCGTCGAGGCGCTGGAGCGCGTCGCGGGCGGCGGCACCGCGCTCGACCGCGAGGTCGTCGCGGAGCTGGTGAGGACCCGCCACGCCGGCGACTCCTCCGGCGCGCTGGCCGGGCTGACCCCGCGCGAGCGCGAGGCCCTGTCGCTGATGGCCGAGGGCAAGACGAACGCCGCGATCGCCCGCGCGATGGTCGTCACGCCCGGCGCCGTCGAGAAGCACGTCTCGAACATCTTCGCCAAGCTCGACCTGCCCGCGACCGACGACGACCACCGCCGCGTGCTCGCGGTCCTCACCTACCTCGGCGCGGGCGAGGCGGTTTGA
- a CDS encoding UDP-N-acetylglucosamine--N-acetylmuramyl-(pentapeptide) pyrophosphoryl-undecaprenol N-acetylglucosamine transferase: MIAAGGTAGHVVPALAVADALRADGADVVFVGGERAERELVPAGGYELRTLAVEGISRTNPLKAARAVAKAGAGVVRAGSILRELRPDAVMGGGGYVAGTVGAAAALRRRPLVLTEADSHLGISNRALARFARRVCLAFPLEHRDGERYRVTGRPVPPPATDRAAARARFGLAEDDVVVLVFGGSLGARSINEAAVAAFADPAGPVPAGPVGPVAPEGGRPADGRFRVLHAAGRRDFDALSAPGTHYDLRPYIDGFGEALLVSDLVVARSGGSVFEIAAHGRPALLIPYPHAAADHQTANARWMERHGAAVIVPDGELTAERLRQEVGALLADRDRLAAMAAASADLARPHAAREIADELLSAAGV; the protein is encoded by the coding sequence GTGATCGCCGCCGGCGGGACGGCGGGCCACGTCGTGCCGGCTCTGGCGGTCGCCGACGCGCTGCGGGCTGACGGCGCCGACGTCGTCTTCGTCGGCGGCGAGCGCGCCGAGCGCGAGCTGGTGCCGGCAGGCGGCTACGAGCTGCGCACGCTCGCGGTCGAGGGGATCAGCCGCACGAACCCGCTGAAGGCCGCGCGCGCGGTCGCGAAGGCGGGTGCCGGAGTCGTTCGCGCCGGCTCGATCCTGCGCGAGCTGAGACCGGACGCCGTGATGGGCGGCGGAGGGTACGTCGCCGGCACTGTCGGCGCGGCGGCCGCGCTGCGGCGCCGCCCGCTCGTGCTGACGGAGGCCGACTCGCACCTGGGGATCTCCAACCGCGCGCTGGCGCGCTTCGCGCGGCGCGTCTGCCTCGCGTTCCCGCTCGAGCACCGCGACGGCGAGCGCTACCGCGTCACCGGCCGCCCGGTGCCGCCGCCGGCGACCGACCGCGCGGCGGCCCGCGCGCGCTTCGGTCTGGCGGAGGACGACGTCGTCGTGCTCGTCTTCGGCGGCTCGCTCGGCGCCCGCTCGATCAACGAGGCGGCGGTGGCAGCGTTCGCCGACCCGGCGGGGCCGGTGCCGGCGGGGCCGGTAGGGCCGGTGGCGCCGGAGGGCGGGAGGCCCGCCGACGGCCGCTTCCGCGTCCTCCACGCCGCCGGCCGGCGCGACTTCGACGCGCTGAGCGCGCCCGGCACGCACTACGACCTGCGCCCGTACATCGACGGCTTCGGCGAGGCACTGCTGGTGAGCGACCTCGTCGTCGCGCGCTCGGGCGGCTCGGTCTTCGAGATCGCCGCGCACGGCAGACCCGCGCTGCTGATCCCCTATCCGCACGCCGCCGCCGACCATCAGACCGCGAACGCCCGCTGGATGGAGCGCCACGGCGCCGCCGTGATCGTGCCGGACGGCGAGCTGACGGCGGAGCGTCTGAGGCAGGAGGTCGGCGCGCTGCTGGCCGACCGCGACCGCCTCGCCGCGATGGCCGCCGCCTCCGCCGATCTCGCACGCCCACACGCGGCGCGCGAGATCGCGGATGAGCTGCTCAGCGCAGCGGGCGTCTAG
- a CDS encoding PIN domain-containing protein, whose translation MTASSTSLFDSSFVIADTSARLRARSGIVVAQWQRAVSARQITTCPVVKLELFHTARDANAVEAIEVEERAFRSIPITRSVQNAAIGAVRELARRGGGYHRVSLPDVLIAAAAQDVGADVLHYDRHFDRLAEVLHFRSIWLAPAGSLS comes from the coding sequence ATGACGGCGTCTTCGACCTCCTTGTTCGACTCCTCGTTTGTCATCGCCGACACGTCGGCACGGTTGCGAGCACGGAGCGGGATCGTCGTGGCGCAGTGGCAGCGGGCGGTGAGCGCGCGGCAGATCACGACCTGTCCTGTCGTGAAGCTCGAGCTGTTCCACACCGCCCGGGATGCGAACGCCGTCGAAGCGATCGAAGTGGAGGAGCGCGCGTTCCGGTCGATCCCGATCACGCGGTCGGTGCAGAACGCCGCCATCGGCGCGGTGCGTGAGCTGGCGAGACGCGGTGGCGGCTACCACCGCGTGTCGTTGCCCGACGTCCTGATCGCGGCAGCGGCACAGGACGTCGGTGCGGATGTCCTGCACTACGACCGTCACTTCGATCGGCTCGCGGAGGTGCTGCACTTTCGGAGCATCTGGCTCGCACCGGCTGGGTCGCTGTCATAG
- a CDS encoding ABC transporter permease yields the protein MSAVGVTPGRVLRSEWIKLNTLRSTKITFAAAVALMVGFGILICWDTVRGFESMAASARADFDVTERALGGRMFAELAIGVLGVMAITGEYATGMIRATLAAVPRRLPVLWTKLGLFAGVTFAVMTTASFVSFFAGNAILSEHWDFSLSDPGVLRSVIGVGVVLTFVCLFGTALGFIVRNTAGAISTLFAILMVLPIVAQFSEWVSAHLPTGAMHSLVRARIEDGMLRPLPAFLLLCAYLAVAIAGAVWTLLRRDA from the coding sequence ATGAGCGCCGTCGGCGTCACGCCCGGCCGTGTGCTGCGGTCGGAGTGGATCAAGCTGAACACGCTGCGGTCGACGAAGATCACGTTCGCCGCGGCGGTCGCGCTGATGGTCGGCTTCGGGATCCTGATCTGCTGGGACACCGTGCGCGGATTCGAGTCGATGGCGGCGTCGGCGAGAGCCGACTTCGACGTCACCGAGCGGGCACTCGGCGGCCGCATGTTCGCCGAGCTGGCGATCGGCGTCCTCGGCGTGATGGCGATCACCGGCGAGTACGCGACCGGGATGATCCGCGCGACGCTCGCCGCCGTCCCCCGCCGCCTGCCGGTGCTGTGGACGAAGCTCGGGCTGTTCGCCGGCGTCACGTTCGCGGTCATGACGACGGCGTCGTTCGTCAGCTTCTTCGCCGGCAACGCGATCCTCTCCGAGCACTGGGACTTCAGCCTGTCCGACCCTGGCGTGCTGCGCTCGGTGATCGGCGTGGGCGTCGTGCTGACATTCGTCTGCCTGTTCGGGACGGCGCTCGGATTCATCGTCCGCAACACCGCGGGGGCGATCTCGACGCTGTTCGCGATCCTGATGGTGCTGCCGATCGTCGCCCAGTTCTCCGAGTGGGTCTCGGCGCACTTGCCGACGGGCGCGATGCACTCGCTCGTGCGTGCCAGAATCGAGGACGGCATGTTGCGCCCGCTGCCCGCCTTCCTGCTGCTCTGCGCCTACCTCGCCGTCGCGATCGCCGGCGCGGTCTGGACGCTGCTGCGCCGGGACGCCTGA
- a CDS encoding fatty acid desaturase translates to MQAPTAAPDEQQPASTPTARNPWRRQLEPYSRPDLKRSLLDLATSVVPYLLLWPLMVWSLDVSYWLTLALAVPASGFLLRTFIMFHDCGHGSLFESKRANTWVGRFTGLLVFTPYASWRHSHAVHHATAGDLDRRGDGDVPTMTVAEYRAAGLPLKIGYRLFRNPLVLFTLGPIWSFTVQPRIWKRSMRPRIRNSVIQTNIVLGISLAALIWLIGWEAFLLIQGPMVLIAGGAGVWLFFVQHQFEDTYWETSEEWSYADAALRGSSYLDLPQPLQFFSGNIGLHHVHHLSARVPNYKLQAAHDDLAVFHDVPVLTMWDALKAPRLKLWDEERKRIVTFREARAPVTPPVTA, encoded by the coding sequence ATGCAGGCGCCCACGGCGGCCCCAGACGAGCAGCAACCGGCATCCACGCCGACCGCGCGCAACCCCTGGCGCAGACAGCTGGAGCCGTACTCGCGGCCAGACCTGAAGCGCAGCCTGCTCGACCTCGCGACGTCCGTCGTGCCGTACCTGCTGCTGTGGCCGCTGATGGTGTGGTCGCTCGACGTCTCCTACTGGCTGACGCTCGCGCTCGCGGTGCCGGCGTCCGGCTTCCTGCTGCGCACGTTCATCATGTTCCACGACTGCGGGCACGGCTCGCTGTTCGAGTCCAAGCGCGCGAACACGTGGGTCGGCCGCTTCACCGGGCTGCTCGTCTTCACGCCGTACGCCTCCTGGCGTCACAGCCACGCCGTCCACCACGCCACCGCGGGCGACCTCGACCGCCGCGGCGACGGCGACGTGCCGACGATGACGGTCGCCGAGTACCGCGCCGCGGGCCTGCCGCTGAAGATCGGCTACCGCCTCTTCCGCAACCCGCTCGTGTTGTTCACGCTCGGCCCGATCTGGTCGTTCACCGTGCAGCCGCGGATATGGAAGCGCTCGATGCGCCCGCGCATCCGCAACAGCGTCATACAGACGAACATCGTGCTCGGCATCTCGCTCGCCGCGCTGATCTGGCTGATCGGCTGGGAGGCGTTCCTGCTGATCCAGGGCCCGATGGTGCTGATCGCCGGCGGCGCCGGCGTCTGGTTGTTCTTCGTCCAGCACCAGTTCGAGGACACCTACTGGGAGACGAGCGAGGAGTGGAGCTATGCCGACGCCGCGCTGCGCGGCAGCTCCTACCTCGACCTGCCGCAGCCGCTGCAGTTCTTCTCCGGCAACATCGGCCTCCACCACGTCCACCACCTCAGCGCGCGCGTGCCGAACTACAAGCTGCAGGCCGCGCACGACGACCTCGCCGTCTTCCACGACGTGCCGGTCCTGACGATGTGGGACGCGCTGAAGGCGCCGCGGCTGAAGCTGTGGGATGAGGAGCGCAAGCGGATCGTCACGTTCCGCGAGGCGCGCGCGCCCGTCACGCCGCCCGTCACCGCGTGA